From a region of the Butyrivibrio sp. AE3004 genome:
- a CDS encoding DUF5688 family protein, translated as MDFEQFKEELASSVKEIMYSKYGMEVEIEARTMEKMNSSYEALTVKPEDSIIGVNLNATALYQQYEKGIDIDVITSKAAELAESALNSRPDFDIDSFKDYSKMKETLTMEVVSAERNAALLETVPHRIMEDMAVVYRFEVNTTTTERGSILVTNQMLDQYGITAEQLHADALIHAPEVKPIVIEGMAQVLAKQMGVEDLEMLGLNIPPEQEQIFVASVEGNVHGAGVIAYQDFMEKASERVGGESFFILPSSIHEILIVPDNGLMDLQHLESMVREVNATTVDPADKLTDNVYHYDAKDKVFELGEKFVERQNSKESKGIEAGEKKSLSAEIKAKKEQIANAPKKEAAALEPKAKEGKVK; from the coding sequence ATGGATTTTGAACAATTCAAAGAGGAACTTGCTTCCAGCGTGAAGGAGATCATGTATTCCAAGTATGGAATGGAGGTTGAGATTGAGGCCAGAACGATGGAGAAGATGAACTCCTCCTATGAGGCACTTACTGTTAAGCCTGAGGACAGCATCATCGGTGTTAACCTCAATGCCACAGCACTTTACCAGCAGTACGAAAAGGGAATCGATATTGATGTCATTACTTCCAAGGCTGCTGAGCTTGCAGAGAGTGCACTTAACAGCAGACCTGATTTTGATATCGACTCTTTTAAGGATTACAGCAAGATGAAGGAAACACTGACGATGGAAGTTGTTTCTGCTGAGAGAAATGCTGCACTTCTTGAGACTGTGCCTCACAGGATTATGGAGGATATGGCTGTTGTTTACCGATTTGAGGTGAACACAACTACTACGGAAAGAGGTTCAATCCTGGTAACAAACCAGATGCTGGACCAGTACGGAATCACAGCTGAGCAGCTTCATGCTGACGCGTTGATTCATGCTCCGGAGGTCAAGCCTATTGTGATCGAGGGAATGGCACAGGTCCTTGCCAAGCAGATGGGAGTCGAGGATCTTGAAATGCTTGGTCTTAATATTCCACCTGAGCAGGAACAGATCTTTGTTGCTTCTGTAGAGGGAAATGTCCACGGAGCAGGAGTAATTGCTTATCAGGATTTCATGGAAAAGGCTTCTGAGAGGGTTGGTGGTGAGTCGTTCTTCATTTTACCCAGCAGCATCCATGAAATTTTGATTGTACCTGACAATGGGCTTATGGATCTTCAGCACCTTGAGAGCATGGTCAGAGAGGTTAATGCTACTACCGTAGATCCTGCTGACAAGCTTACTGACAACGTTTATCACTACGATGCCAAGGACAAGGTATTTGAGCTTGGAGAGAAATTCGTAGAACGTCAGAACTCGAAGGAATCCAAGGGTATTGAGGCAGGTGAAAAGAAATCTCTCTCCGCCGAGATCAAGGCAAAGAAAGAGCAGATTGCCAATGCTCCTAAGAAGGAAGCAGCTGCGTTGGAGCCAAAGGCAAAGGAAGGAAAAGTGAAGTGA
- a CDS encoding PcfB family protein — MVNEQLTQEAIRFCYRGSKEVIHLSEKSMVYIMKLYNATIKPAKDRIFKDPQDCHGKMSVKKLIRKDEGATCVDISKTELRDFQKVAKRYGVDFAVVNHKNSDPQTYSIFFKARDQDAITDVIRYYTEKKLMKEQKPSLKEKIDHYKQKIAEGPKKVLNKVKERTR, encoded by the coding sequence TTGGTTAATGAACAATTAACACAGGAAGCAATAAGATTCTGTTACCGAGGATCTAAAGAAGTCATTCATCTTTCAGAGAAGTCCATGGTATATATCATGAAGCTGTACAATGCGACGATAAAGCCTGCAAAGGATCGTATTTTCAAAGATCCCCAGGACTGCCACGGCAAAATGTCTGTTAAAAAACTCATTCGCAAGGATGAAGGCGCTACCTGTGTGGACATTTCCAAGACAGAACTTAGGGATTTTCAAAAGGTTGCCAAAAGGTATGGAGTAGATTTTGCGGTTGTTAATCACAAGAACAGTGATCCGCAGACCTACTCCATTTTCTTTAAGGCCAGAGATCAGGATGCAATTACTGATGTTATCAGGTATTACACGGAAAAGAAGCTCATGAAGGAGCAGAAACCGTCTCTAAAGGAAAAGATTGATCATTACAAGCAGAAGATAGCAGAGGGTCCAAAGAAAGTGCTGAACAAAGTAAAGGAGAGAACGAGATGA
- a CDS encoding Maff2 family mobile element protein has product MAFFQSSVTVLQSLVIALGAGLGIWGGVNLMEGYGGDNPGAKSQGMKQLMAGGGIALIGTTLVPLLSGLF; this is encoded by the coding sequence ATGGCATTTTTTCAGAGTTCAGTAACAGTACTTCAGTCACTCGTAATCGCACTTGGCGCAGGTCTTGGCATCTGGGGAGGCGTAAACCTCATGGAAGGTTACGGCGGTGATAACCCTGGTGCTAAGTCACAGGGCATGAAGCAGCTCATGGCGGGCGGCGGAATCGCCCTCATCGGCACCACACTTGTTCCACTTCTTTCAGGTCTTTTTTGA
- a CDS encoding VirB6/TrbL-like conjugal transfer protein, CD1112 family translates to MEAVLEQIEEWFRNMLIEGIMEHLTNTFDSLNTEVGEIATTVGQTPAEFLPSVYNLIRNLSENLIMPIAGIILTFIACYELIQLVISHNNLANFETFIFFKWVFKTFVAVTLITNTFTITMAIFDVAKWVITQSGGIIAASTAVDASALASFQAILEGMETGELFSIFMQTFALQFLIKLAAVFIFIVVNGRMIEIYLYISMAPIPFATFGNAEQSQMGQNYFKALWALGLQGFLIMVCVGIYAVMIQSVVFSTDIMGSMWKVFGFTVLLGFTLLKSGTIAKAILHAT, encoded by the coding sequence ATGGAAGCCGTATTAGAACAAATTGAAGAATGGTTTAGAAACATGCTCATCGAAGGAATAATGGAACATCTGACCAATACCTTTGACTCGCTAAATACAGAGGTTGGAGAGATAGCAACCACAGTAGGTCAGACTCCCGCAGAGTTTCTGCCATCAGTTTACAACCTGATAAGAAACCTGTCAGAGAATCTGATCATGCCGATTGCAGGAATAATCCTGACGTTTATTGCATGTTATGAGCTTATCCAGCTTGTAATAAGCCACAATAACCTGGCTAACTTCGAGACCTTTATATTTTTCAAATGGGTATTCAAGACTTTTGTAGCAGTAACACTTATAACCAATACTTTTACCATAACCATGGCGATATTTGATGTAGCCAAATGGGTAATAACGCAAAGCGGAGGAATAATTGCAGCCAGTACTGCGGTTGATGCTTCTGCCCTTGCTTCGTTCCAGGCCATCCTGGAAGGCATGGAAACAGGAGAGCTCTTTAGTATTTTCATGCAGACCTTTGCATTGCAGTTCCTTATCAAGCTGGCAGCGGTGTTTATCTTTATCGTGGTAAATGGAAGAATGATCGAGATTTATTTGTACATTTCCATGGCGCCAATACCTTTTGCCACCTTTGGAAATGCCGAGCAGTCTCAGATGGGGCAGAACTATTTCAAAGCACTCTGGGCCCTGGGACTTCAGGGATTCCTTATCATGGTGTGCGTTGGAATATATGCGGTTATGATCCAGTCAGTGGTATTTAGTACTGACATTATGGGATCTATGTG